A window of the Planctomycetia bacterium genome harbors these coding sequences:
- a CDS encoding protocadherin — protein sequence GGAGAGTRPGAGGVGTRPGAGAGGTGTRPGAGGTGVRPGAGAGSAGTGVAGAGRPGTAGGGVGGPNSGIGVRPGAGAGAAGAGGYGTRYTSNNALAARHSAVNANAFGYRSYNANFYGGYANAWHPANFAAASYYANPGYGALAATLGIAAVANPYDYGSNVVTQTNTVYVNGDATATPEQYSDQASQIATAGQEAAPADDTKWMPLGVFAICEGSATTSDDIFQLAVNPDGVIRGNYNNQRNDDVETITGSVDKSTQRAAWTIGSDQTPVYEAGLVNLTKDATPIMVHNGDGTSNQVTLVRLQEPADQGSASGATP from the coding sequence CTGGCGGGGCGGGCGCGGGGACTCGACCAGGCGCTGGCGGAGTCGGGACGCGACCTGGCGCCGGTGCAGGTGGAACTGGGACACGACCTGGCGCCGGGGGAACAGGCGTGCGGCCCGGCGCAGGTGCCGGATCGGCTGGAACCGGCGTCGCGGGCGCCGGTCGACCGGGGACGGCTGGCGGCGGAGTTGGTGGCCCGAACAGCGGCATTGGCGTCCGCCCCGGAGCTGGCGCCGGAGCAGCCGGCGCAGGGGGTTACGGCACGCGGTATACCTCGAACAACGCGCTCGCCGCACGCCACAGCGCGGTCAACGCGAACGCCTTTGGCTACCGCTCGTACAACGCGAACTTTTACGGCGGTTACGCGAACGCCTGGCATCCCGCTAACTTTGCGGCGGCCTCGTACTATGCAAACCCCGGTTACGGCGCATTGGCGGCGACTTTGGGCATTGCCGCCGTGGCCAATCCGTACGATTACGGCAGCAACGTCGTGACGCAAACCAATACCGTGTACGTCAACGGCGACGCGACCGCCACGCCGGAACAATACTCCGATCAAGCAAGTCAAATCGCGACCGCTGGGCAAGAAGCCGCTCCCGCGGACGACACCAAGTGGATGCCGTTGGGCGTATTCGCGATCTGCGAAGGATCGGCGACGACCTCGGACGACATCTTTCAACTGGCAGTCAATCCCGACGGCGTGATTCGCGGCAATTACAATAACCAGCGCAACGACGACGTGGAAACCATCACCGGCTCGGTGGATAAATCCACGCAACGCGCCGCCTGGACCATTGGGTCCGACCAAACGCCCGTCTATGAAGCCGGGCTGGTGAACCTGACCAAGGACGCCACGCCGATCATGGTCCACAACGGCGACGGCACGTCCAATCAGGTCACGCTTGTTCGCTTGCAGGAACCAGCGGATCAGGGGAGTGCAAGCGGCGCGACGCCATAG
- a CDS encoding LOG family protein, whose translation MAEQRASKGAETISLADEDGVKQVLVETVFNLWDIVNNLTRLRPSKAERYRVTIFGSARAEPGSFVYNECQRVAAAIAEMGCDIITGGGPGLMQAANEGAASVQAAERSQSVGIRIELPFEQDVNPFVQQSFEHKTFFTRLHQFVLMSDAFVVVPGGIGTVLEAMMVWQLLQVRHTEETPLIFVGKMWSELVAWAEHNMLRDELRLASPHDLRIPHCVDTADEAVVLIREFHKKWLQTREVGDKSSAK comes from the coding sequence ATGGCAGAACAGCGAGCATCTAAGGGCGCGGAAACCATTAGCCTGGCGGATGAAGACGGGGTGAAGCAGGTCTTGGTGGAGACGGTGTTCAACCTCTGGGACATCGTCAACAATCTGACGCGCCTGCGTCCGTCGAAAGCAGAGCGCTATCGCGTGACGATCTTCGGTTCCGCGCGTGCCGAGCCGGGCAGCTTCGTTTACAATGAGTGCCAGCGCGTTGCGGCCGCCATCGCGGAAATGGGGTGCGACATCATCACTGGCGGCGGCCCCGGCTTAATGCAAGCCGCCAACGAAGGCGCGGCATCGGTGCAAGCCGCCGAGCGGAGCCAATCGGTGGGAATTCGGATCGAGTTGCCCTTCGAGCAGGATGTCAATCCGTTTGTCCAACAGTCCTTTGAGCACAAGACGTTCTTCACCCGTCTGCATCAGTTCGTCTTGATGTCCGACGCCTTCGTGGTCGTCCCGGGCGGCATCGGGACGGTGCTTGAGGCGATGATGGTGTGGCAATTGTTGCAGGTAAGGCATACCGAGGAGACGCCGTTGATTTTCGTCGGCAAGATGTGGAGCGAGTTGGTCGCCTGGGCGGAACACAACATGCTCCGCGACGAGCTACGGCTGGCGAGCCCACATGACTTGCGAATTCCACATTGTGTTGACACGGCCGATGAGGCCGTCGTGTTGATCCGCGAATTCCATAAAAAATGGCTGCAAACGCGCGAAGTCGGTGACAAAAGTTCCGCCAAGTAA
- the ppk2 gene encoding polyphosphate kinase 2 → MGRRDSEHPDPSSVAPEELTRKGYEKKLKKLHVELVKLQEWVKHAGLKVCIVFEGRDGAGKGGAIKAITERVSPRVFRVVALPAPTDREKSQMYVQRYMQHFPAAGEVVIFDRSWYNRAGVERVMDFCTEEQTRRFLQVAPMVEKSMVESGIVLIKYWLEVSEEEQTGRLEARITDGRKIWKLSPMDLLSYSRWYDYSRARDAMFAATDTPWAPWYVVRSDDKKRARLNTITHLLQQIPYEEAPRDEIKLPKRQKAGDYADPGYPFKYVPENY, encoded by the coding sequence ATGGGCCGTCGTGATTCCGAACATCCTGACCCGAGTTCCGTGGCGCCTGAGGAGCTCACGCGCAAAGGATATGAAAAGAAACTCAAGAAACTGCATGTCGAGTTGGTGAAGTTGCAGGAGTGGGTCAAGCACGCCGGATTGAAAGTGTGCATCGTTTTCGAAGGACGGGACGGCGCTGGGAAAGGCGGCGCCATCAAGGCGATCACCGAACGCGTCAGCCCGCGCGTCTTTCGCGTGGTCGCGCTGCCTGCGCCGACGGATCGCGAAAAGTCGCAGATGTACGTGCAAAGGTATATGCAGCACTTTCCGGCGGCCGGCGAAGTGGTGATCTTCGATCGCAGTTGGTACAACCGCGCGGGCGTCGAGCGGGTGATGGACTTTTGCACCGAGGAACAAACAAGGCGGTTCTTGCAAGTGGCGCCGATGGTCGAGAAATCGATGGTCGAGTCCGGCATCGTCCTGATCAAGTACTGGCTGGAAGTCAGTGAGGAAGAACAAACCGGTCGCCTGGAAGCCCGCATCACGGACGGACGCAAGATTTGGAAACTCTCGCCGATGGACCTGCTGTCGTACAGTCGCTGGTACGATTACTCGCGGGCTCGCGATGCCATGTTTGCGGCGACCGATACGCCGTGGGCGCCGTGGTACGTGGTGCGCTCAGACGACAAAAAACGCGCGCGGCTGAATACGATCACGCATTTGCTCCAGCAGATCCCGTATGAGGAGGCGCCGCGCGACGAGATCAAGCTCCCGAAACGCCAAAAGGCCGGCGACTACGCGGACCCAGGTTATCCGTTCAAATACGTTCCAGAAAATTACTAG